A genomic segment from Spinacia oleracea cultivar Varoflay chromosome 3, BTI_SOV_V1, whole genome shotgun sequence encodes:
- the LOC110801070 gene encoding uncharacterized protein yields MSKITIKGSEILDTELNLTNFLEWERKLIKVLNANDMDYVVKHPFPSYYAKDMTPERCRVRYQPNGQEVGSKVDKLSNSMRNLRLITPRESCLRDELHEAQNRIVKANIEKNTPVRNHVNMMVGLFNRIEALGGSIKEPIVIAFMLNYLHTDYERFKMHYLFNKKENTFSELLDMLGKYEIFLGKLKYEPLNVKCSKFKKVNKGKKGKVASS; encoded by the exons ATGTCTAAAATAACAATCAAAGGATCAGAAATTCTGGATACCGAGTTGAACTTGACTAACTTCcttgaatgggaaaggaaactCATCAAAGTTTTGAATGCTAACGACATGGACTATGTTGTCAAGCATCCTTTCCCTAGCTATTATGctaaggatatgactccagaaag GTGTCGCGTGAGGTATCAACCCAATGGCCAAGAGGTTGGCAGTAAGGTTGATAAATTGTCTAATTCGATGAGAAATCTCAGGCTCATTACCCCACGAGAATCGTGCCTCAGGGATGAACTCCATGAGGCACAAAATCGCATTGTTAAGGCTAATATAGAAAAGAACACACCAGTTCGGAATCATGTGAACATGATGGTTGGACTATTCAATCGCATTGAAgcacttggtggttccatcaaagagccAATAGTTATAGCTTTTATGCTAAATTATCTTCATACGGACTATGAGAGGttcaagatgcactatctctttaataAGAAAGAGAACACATTCAGCGAGTTGCTGGATATGCTTGGAAAGTACGAGATTTTTCTTGGAAAGCTCAAATATGAACCATTGAATGTGAAGTGCTCGAAATTCAAGAAAGTGAATaaggggaagaaaggaaaagTTGCATCTTCATGA